In Girardinichthys multiradiatus isolate DD_20200921_A chromosome 18, DD_fGirMul_XY1, whole genome shotgun sequence, a single window of DNA contains:
- the postnb gene encoding periostin, osteoblast specific factor b isoform X1, with amino-acid sequence MKQIFVSAFALFVLSTLDYADSSAYDKIVTHSRIRARKEGPNVCALQQVMGTKKKYFSTCRNWYHGSICGKKASVLYECCPGYIKLEGMRGCPAVAPIDHVYGSLALVKATSTQNYADISKLRAEIEGPGSFTFFAPSNEAWELLDETVRNALVSNVNIELYNALRYHMVNKRLLTKDLKNGLTLTSMYNDLGLYINHYSNGVVTVNCARIIYGNQVATNGVVHVIDRVITSVGSTMQDYIEVEEDLTTLADVVQTAGLLEKLGQPGHYTLFAPTNNAFDKIGGDTMERLLSDKGVLKALLSFHLLDSVQCSEAIMAGTSYETLEGNNIEIGCDGESLTVNGIKMVLKKDIVTTNGVIHLIDQVLIPDSAKQVMELLGDSQSIFGDMVSELGLSTEIRADAEYTLLAPFNAAFTAEVMAMDQRDFRIILENHILKNKIGLGQLYNGQQLETIGGKILRVFIYRTAVCIENSCLIRGSKEGSNGALHLMRTMLKPAEKSMFEILTESGSFKIFLSLMEAAGLTDLLRQEGGFTLFAPSDKAFAALTERDVNLLKDNINGLRTILLYHFSNGIVIGGGLEAGVTNLLKSLQGSNLQLKSADNAVQVNSVQHQESDKMATNGVIHFIDQMLYPQDIPVGSQDLLMIFKKLITYIQIKFVSGYSYKEIPLTFMTTKIKKVTRVIEGQPSITKVTRVIEGEPSITKVTRIVSGPQYSVSSGTTNIALEGVDLSKITTIEGNADLDSEQFTRMVQKGRPNPRRVVAGNRRRGRN; translated from the exons ATGAAGCAAATTTTTGTGTCTGCCTTTGCACTCTTTGTGCTTTCTACCCTTGATTATGCTGACTCCTCAGCTTATGACAAAATAGTTACCCACAGCCGCATCAGGGCAAGAAAAGAAGG ACCCAATGTCTGTGCCCTTCAGCAAGTTATGGGGACAAAGAAGAAATACTTTAGCACTTGCCGTAATTGGTACCACGGGTCAATCTGTGGAAAGAAAGC gtctgtactgtatgagTGCTGTCCAGGTTACATCAAGCTTGAAGGCATGCGTGGCTGTCCTGCAG ttgcTCCAATTGACCACGTGTATGGGAGTTTGGCTCTAGTGAAGGCCACTTCAACCCAAAATTATGCTGACATTTCTAAACTAAGAGCTGAGATTGAGGGACCAGGATCCTTCACTTTCTTTGCTCCGAGCAACGAGGCCTGGGAGCTGTTGGATGAG ACTGTAAGGAATGCACTGGTCAGCAACGTCAACATTGAACTCTACAATGCTCTGCGCTATCACATGGTCAACAAACGCCTGCTGACCAAAGATTTAAAGAATGGATTGACACTGACCTCTATGTACAATGACCTTGGTCTCTATATTAACCATTATTCCAATGGG GTGGTTACTGTAAACTGTGCTAGGATTATCTATGGTAACCAGGTGGCAACAAATGGAGTCGTTCATGTCATTGACCGTGTCATCACTAGTGTTGGAAGCACTATGCAGGATTATATTGAAGTTGAGGAGGACTTGACAACGCTAGCT GACGTAGTTCAGACTGCTGGACTGCTGGAAAAACTGGGTCAGCCAGGACACTACACTCTCTTTGCCCCCACCAATAATGCCTTTGATAAGATTGGTGGTGATACCATGGAAAGACTTTTAAGTGACAAGGGTGTCCTCAAAG CTCTTCTGAGTTTCCACCTCCTGGACTCAGTCCAGTGCTCTGAGGCCATCATGGCTGGAACTTCTTATGAAACCCTGGAGGGAAACAACATTGAAATTGGCTGCGATGGAGAGAGTTTAACAGTTAATGGCATCAAAATGGTGCTTAAAAAGGACATAGTCACTACCAATGGTGTTATTCACCTTATTGACCAAGTGCTGATTCCAGACTCAG ctAAGCAGGTAATGGAACTGTTGGGAGATTCACAGTCAatatttggtgacatggtgtccGAGCTGGGCCTTTCCACTGAGATTAGAGCAGATGCTGAATACACTTTGCTGGCTCCTTTCAATGCTGCTTTTACTG CTGAAGTGATGGCAATGGATCAAAGGGATTTCAGGATCATCCTGGAGAACCACATCTTAAAGAATAAGATTGGCCTTGGACAACTGTATAATGGCCAGCAGCTGGAGACCATTGGTGGAAAAATTCTCAGGGTCTTCATTTACCGCACG GCGGTGTGTATTGAGAATTCCTGCCTGATAAGAGGCAGCAAAGAAGGGAGCAATGGAGCCCTTCATCTCATGAGGACTATGTTGAAACCTGCAGAAAAATCAATGTTTGAGATTCTGACTGAAAGTGGAAGTTTCAA GATTTTTTTGTCTCTAATGGAAGCTGCTGGGTTGACAGACCTGCTCAGACAGGAGGGAGGCTTTACTCTGTTTGCCCCTAGCGATAAGGCATTTGCTGCTTTGACTGAAAGGGATGTGAACTTGTTGAAAG acaacaTAAATGGTCTCAGGACAATTCTTCTATATCACTTCAGTAATGGTATTGTCATTGGAGGTGGTCTGGAGGCTGGCGTGACCAATCTTCTTAAATCTCTCCAGGGAAGCAACCTCCAACTTAAATCA GCAGATAATGCTGTGCAAGTGAATTCTGTGCAGCACCAAGAAAGCGATAAAATGGCCACCAATGGTGTTATTCATTTTATCGACCAAATGTTGTACCCTCAAG ATATCCCTGTGGGGAGTCAGGATCTCCTCATGATATTTAAGAAGTTAATTACATACATACAAATCAAG TTCGTTTCAGGATACAGTTATAAGGAAATACCCCTTACATTTATGA ctactaaaataaaaaaggtgacAAGGGTTATTGAAGGGCAGCCCTCCATCACCAAGGTTACCAGGGTCATTGAAGGTGAACCTTCTATCACTAAAGTCACCAGGATTGTCTCAG GCCCTCAATATTCTGTCAGTTCTGGGACCACAAACATTGCCCTGGAAG GAGTTGACCTTTCAAAAATTACCACCATTGAAGGGAACGCTGATCTTGACTCTGAGCAATTTACCAGGATGGTCCAAA AAGGAAGACCTAATCCAAGAAGAGTTgtag CTGGCAACAGGAGGAGGGGAAGGAACTGA
- the postnb gene encoding periostin, osteoblast specific factor b isoform X2, with protein MKQIFVSAFALFVLSTLDYADSSAYDKIVTHSRIRARKEGPNVCALQQVMGTKKKYFSTCRNWYHGSICGKKASVLYECCPGYIKLEGMRGCPAVAPIDHVYGSLALVKATSTQNYADISKLRAEIEGPGSFTFFAPSNEAWELLDETVRNALVSNVNIELYNALRYHMVNKRLLTKDLKNGLTLTSMYNDLGLYINHYSNGVVTVNCARIIYGNQVATNGVVHVIDRVITSVGSTMQDYIEVEEDLTTLADVVQTAGLLEKLGQPGHYTLFAPTNNAFDKIGGDTMERLLSDKGVLKALLSFHLLDSVQCSEAIMAGTSYETLEGNNIEIGCDGESLTVNGIKMVLKKDIVTTNGVIHLIDQVLIPDSAKQVMELLGDSQSIFGDMVSELGLSTEIRADAEYTLLAPFNAAFTAEVMAMDQRDFRIILENHILKNKIGLGQLYNGQQLETIGGKILRVFIYRTAVCIENSCLIRGSKEGSNGALHLMRTMLKPAEKSMFEILTESGSFKIFLSLMEAAGLTDLLRQEGGFTLFAPSDKAFAALTERDVNLLKDNINGLRTILLYHFSNGIVIGGGLEAGVTNLLKSLQGSNLQLKSADNAVQVNSVQHQESDKMATNGVIHFIDQMLYPQDIPVGSQDLLMIFKKLITYIQIKFVSGYSYKEIPLTFMTTKIKKVTRVIEGQPSITKVTRVIEGEPSITKVTRIVSGPQYSVSSGTTNIALEGVDLSKITTIEGNADLDSEQFTRMVQTGNRRRGRN; from the exons ATGAAGCAAATTTTTGTGTCTGCCTTTGCACTCTTTGTGCTTTCTACCCTTGATTATGCTGACTCCTCAGCTTATGACAAAATAGTTACCCACAGCCGCATCAGGGCAAGAAAAGAAGG ACCCAATGTCTGTGCCCTTCAGCAAGTTATGGGGACAAAGAAGAAATACTTTAGCACTTGCCGTAATTGGTACCACGGGTCAATCTGTGGAAAGAAAGC gtctgtactgtatgagTGCTGTCCAGGTTACATCAAGCTTGAAGGCATGCGTGGCTGTCCTGCAG ttgcTCCAATTGACCACGTGTATGGGAGTTTGGCTCTAGTGAAGGCCACTTCAACCCAAAATTATGCTGACATTTCTAAACTAAGAGCTGAGATTGAGGGACCAGGATCCTTCACTTTCTTTGCTCCGAGCAACGAGGCCTGGGAGCTGTTGGATGAG ACTGTAAGGAATGCACTGGTCAGCAACGTCAACATTGAACTCTACAATGCTCTGCGCTATCACATGGTCAACAAACGCCTGCTGACCAAAGATTTAAAGAATGGATTGACACTGACCTCTATGTACAATGACCTTGGTCTCTATATTAACCATTATTCCAATGGG GTGGTTACTGTAAACTGTGCTAGGATTATCTATGGTAACCAGGTGGCAACAAATGGAGTCGTTCATGTCATTGACCGTGTCATCACTAGTGTTGGAAGCACTATGCAGGATTATATTGAAGTTGAGGAGGACTTGACAACGCTAGCT GACGTAGTTCAGACTGCTGGACTGCTGGAAAAACTGGGTCAGCCAGGACACTACACTCTCTTTGCCCCCACCAATAATGCCTTTGATAAGATTGGTGGTGATACCATGGAAAGACTTTTAAGTGACAAGGGTGTCCTCAAAG CTCTTCTGAGTTTCCACCTCCTGGACTCAGTCCAGTGCTCTGAGGCCATCATGGCTGGAACTTCTTATGAAACCCTGGAGGGAAACAACATTGAAATTGGCTGCGATGGAGAGAGTTTAACAGTTAATGGCATCAAAATGGTGCTTAAAAAGGACATAGTCACTACCAATGGTGTTATTCACCTTATTGACCAAGTGCTGATTCCAGACTCAG ctAAGCAGGTAATGGAACTGTTGGGAGATTCACAGTCAatatttggtgacatggtgtccGAGCTGGGCCTTTCCACTGAGATTAGAGCAGATGCTGAATACACTTTGCTGGCTCCTTTCAATGCTGCTTTTACTG CTGAAGTGATGGCAATGGATCAAAGGGATTTCAGGATCATCCTGGAGAACCACATCTTAAAGAATAAGATTGGCCTTGGACAACTGTATAATGGCCAGCAGCTGGAGACCATTGGTGGAAAAATTCTCAGGGTCTTCATTTACCGCACG GCGGTGTGTATTGAGAATTCCTGCCTGATAAGAGGCAGCAAAGAAGGGAGCAATGGAGCCCTTCATCTCATGAGGACTATGTTGAAACCTGCAGAAAAATCAATGTTTGAGATTCTGACTGAAAGTGGAAGTTTCAA GATTTTTTTGTCTCTAATGGAAGCTGCTGGGTTGACAGACCTGCTCAGACAGGAGGGAGGCTTTACTCTGTTTGCCCCTAGCGATAAGGCATTTGCTGCTTTGACTGAAAGGGATGTGAACTTGTTGAAAG acaacaTAAATGGTCTCAGGACAATTCTTCTATATCACTTCAGTAATGGTATTGTCATTGGAGGTGGTCTGGAGGCTGGCGTGACCAATCTTCTTAAATCTCTCCAGGGAAGCAACCTCCAACTTAAATCA GCAGATAATGCTGTGCAAGTGAATTCTGTGCAGCACCAAGAAAGCGATAAAATGGCCACCAATGGTGTTATTCATTTTATCGACCAAATGTTGTACCCTCAAG ATATCCCTGTGGGGAGTCAGGATCTCCTCATGATATTTAAGAAGTTAATTACATACATACAAATCAAG TTCGTTTCAGGATACAGTTATAAGGAAATACCCCTTACATTTATGA ctactaaaataaaaaaggtgacAAGGGTTATTGAAGGGCAGCCCTCCATCACCAAGGTTACCAGGGTCATTGAAGGTGAACCTTCTATCACTAAAGTCACCAGGATTGTCTCAG GCCCTCAATATTCTGTCAGTTCTGGGACCACAAACATTGCCCTGGAAG GAGTTGACCTTTCAAAAATTACCACCATTGAAGGGAACGCTGATCTTGACTCTGAGCAATTTACCAGGATGGTCCAAA CTGGCAACAGGAGGAGGGGAAGGAACTGA